The following proteins are encoded in a genomic region of Corylus avellana chromosome ca4, CavTom2PMs-1.0:
- the LOC132177511 gene encoding uncharacterized protein LOC132177511, translated as MLCFIFHAHESLTVSKPSPMSLAPSAWLFINILLLLLRSFIHTVYATSHTIPINGTCDDKCGTVPIKFPFGTGFGCGHPDFARYIKCSSGTLQFSTGTGIYTISSIDYSSSTIIVADPLMSTCSSMQNSGSFSLDRTSPFTITADDIFVLLGCSTTSPVFDLDEDLCDTGSGSRICRGLYSCKGVTGIGLPQNAPSSTCCVYDSPVGLGSGYALDLPKLQCSSYTSIYGFGDEGDPMKWKFGISLQYNNSYYTDTCKDCEASGGLCGFAGLDQSFACICRNGVNTSNNCLGRGYAWSGTRGLKFQKKMILGGLWLSWMLLCLWRL; from the exons ATGCTTTGCTTCATATTTCATGCTCATGAATCTTTAACCGTTTCAAAACCTTCACCAATGTCACTCGCCCCCAGTGCATGGCTCTTCATCAACATCCTGCTCTTGCTCTTGCGCTCCTTTATTCACACTGTCTATGCAACTTCCCACACCATCCCAATTAATGGTACATGTGATGATAAATGTGGCACTGTCCCCATAAAGTTCCCATTCGGCACTGGATTTGGATGCGGGCATCCCGACTTTGCAAGATACATAAAATGCAGCTCCGGGACACTCCAATTCTCCACTGGCACCGGCATTTACACGATTTCCTCAATCGACTACTCGAGCAGCACCATAATTGTTGCAGACCCCCTCATGTCAACCTGTTCTTCAATGCAAAACTCTGGAAGCTTCAGCTTAGACAGGACCAGTCCATTCACTATAACAGCAGATGATATCTTTGTTCTGCTTGGGTGCTCGACAACGTCTCCTGTGTTTGATCTTGATGAAGATCTGTGTGATACTGGCTCAGGTTCTCGTATTTGTAGAGGGCTGTATTCTTGCAAGGGAGTGACAGGCATTGGGTTGCCTCAAAATGCACCCAGTTCCACATGTTGTGTCTATGACTCCCCAGTTGGTCTTGGTTCAGGCTATGCATTGGACCTTCCCAAGCTCCAGTGCTCATCATATACATCGATCTACGGGTTCGGGGATGAGGGGGATCCGATGAAGTGGAAATTCGGAATTTCTTTGCAGTATAACAATTCCTACTACACGGATACATGCAAGGACTGTGAAGCTAGTGGCGGTTTGTGCGGCTTTGCTGGTTTGGATCAGTCATTTGCTTGTATTTGTAGAAATGGAGTAAACACCAGCAACAATTGCCTTGGACGAG GGTATGCTTGGAGCGGGACACGGGgactaaaatttcaaaagaagaTGATTCTTGGAG GACTTTGGCTCTCCTGGATGTTGCTATGCCTTTGGAGGTTATAG